One window of the Novosphingobium aureum genome contains the following:
- a CDS encoding efflux RND transporter permease subunit, whose amino-acid sequence MRFTDLFIRRPIAAIVVSLLILLVGISAVFGLQIRQYPRMESATITIDTQLPGATQDVMQGFVTTPIAQEIATASGIEYLSSTSTSGKSHIAAKLVLNADADRSMTEILSKVQQVKYRLPEGAFDPVISKITDGASAVQYISFTSPTMAPSQINDFVTRVARPLLTSVPGVASVEINGGAPLAMRIWVDPDKLAGRGMTAGDIATALRANNVQAAPGQLKGSATAIAITAETDLRSAASFRDMVVKTGPDGIVRLGDVATVELGGQNYDDAAMGAGKDAILLPISPTPDGNPLEIVDAVNQLLPQLERMAPPGLEIKSMFDRARFVDASIEEVEHTLVEAVIIVIVVIFLFLGTFRAVIIPIVTIPLSLLGTAALMLLFGFSLNLLTLLAMVLAIGLVVDDAIVVVENIHRHIEEGLSPINAALKGAREIVGPVIAMTITLAAVYAPIGLMGGLTGALFREFAFTLAGSVIVSGVVALTLSPMMSSRLLHNKMGESRLEKAIERTMHGLTHRYERLLGRTLAARGAVLVAGAAILVASVVFFLGAKRELAPPEDMGYVFVQTKAPQYASVDYTVRFSKEVEKLFHSIPEFDGSFYAMGGAQGANIGFGGIILSPWGERERTAEAVQQELTGKTAAVTGVTSTVFQDSPLPAGSGGLPVQMVIRSPDDFAAINRTLDQLKGAAWQSGLFAFVDADLAFDSQQAHITVDRDKAGDMGIPMSEIADTLALMVGENYVNRFNWHDRSYDVITQVPRDERATPGDLGGYYVRAGSGDLVPLSTVAKVEIEPQPNLLPQFNQMNSATMSAVLMPGVTMGQAVAFLQAQDLPEGTSVDWLSNSRQYVEEGNQLTVSFAFALVVIFLVLAAQFESFRDPLVILVTVPLAISGALLPLFLGFATLNIYTQIGLVTLIGLITKHGILMVSFANQMQRDEGWSRHQAIAHAAGVRMRPVLMTTAAMVAGLVPLLFSSGAGAASRFAIGIVVVMGMLIGTLFTLFVLPTIYTLLAGDHRAHAEEDDTASETGADAAAREGSTFHA is encoded by the coding sequence ATGCGCTTCACCGACCTGTTCATCCGCCGCCCCATCGCGGCCATCGTGGTCAGCCTGCTGATCCTGCTGGTGGGCATATCCGCCGTCTTCGGACTGCAGATCCGCCAGTACCCGCGCATGGAAAGCGCCACGATCACCATCGACACCCAGCTTCCCGGCGCCACGCAGGACGTCATGCAGGGCTTCGTCACCACCCCCATCGCGCAGGAGATCGCAACCGCCAGCGGGATCGAGTACCTCTCCTCCACCTCGACCTCGGGCAAGAGCCATATCGCGGCCAAGCTGGTGCTGAACGCGGACGCGGACCGTTCTATGACCGAGATCCTCTCCAAGGTGCAGCAGGTGAAGTACCGCCTGCCCGAAGGGGCCTTCGACCCGGTCATCTCCAAGATCACCGACGGCGCCTCGGCGGTGCAGTACATCAGCTTCACCAGCCCGACGATGGCACCTTCGCAGATCAACGACTTCGTGACCCGCGTCGCACGGCCCCTGCTGACCTCGGTGCCGGGCGTCGCGTCGGTCGAGATCAACGGCGGCGCGCCGCTGGCCATGCGCATCTGGGTCGATCCCGACAAGCTTGCCGGACGCGGCATGACAGCGGGCGACATTGCCACGGCACTGCGCGCCAACAACGTCCAGGCCGCGCCCGGCCAGCTCAAGGGCAGCGCGACGGCGATCGCCATCACCGCCGAGACGGACCTGCGCAGCGCGGCCTCGTTCCGCGACATGGTGGTCAAGACCGGACCTGACGGCATTGTCCGGCTCGGCGACGTCGCCACGGTCGAACTGGGCGGCCAGAACTACGACGATGCCGCAATGGGGGCGGGCAAGGACGCGATCCTGCTGCCGATCTCGCCCACCCCCGACGGCAACCCGCTCGAAATCGTCGATGCCGTCAACCAGCTACTGCCCCAGCTCGAGCGCATGGCGCCTCCGGGGCTCGAGATCAAATCGATGTTCGACCGTGCGCGCTTCGTCGATGCCTCGATCGAGGAAGTCGAGCACACCCTCGTCGAGGCGGTCATCATCGTGATCGTCGTCATCTTCCTGTTCCTCGGCACCTTCCGGGCCGTCATCATCCCCATCGTCACCATTCCGCTGTCGCTTCTGGGCACGGCGGCGCTGATGCTGCTCTTCGGGTTTTCGCTCAATCTCCTGACCCTCCTTGCGATGGTGCTGGCGATCGGCCTCGTGGTCGATGATGCCATCGTCGTGGTCGAAAACATCCATCGCCACATCGAGGAGGGTCTCTCGCCGATCAACGCAGCGTTAAAAGGCGCGCGCGAGATCGTCGGGCCGGTCATCGCCATGACCATCACGCTGGCCGCCGTCTATGCCCCCATCGGACTGATGGGGGGTCTGACCGGCGCGCTATTCCGCGAGTTCGCCTTCACGCTGGCGGGATCCGTCATCGTTTCGGGTGTCGTCGCGCTCACCCTCTCCCCCATGATGAGCAGCCGCCTCTTGCACAACAAGATGGGCGAAAGCCGTCTGGAAAAGGCAATCGAGCGCACGATGCACGGCCTGACGCACCGCTACGAACGGCTGTTGGGCAGGACGCTCGCGGCACGCGGTGCGGTACTCGTCGCGGGAGCCGCGATCCTGGTGGCCAGCGTGGTATTCTTCCTCGGCGCCAAGCGCGAACTCGCGCCGCCCGAGGACATGGGCTACGTGTTCGTCCAGACCAAGGCGCCGCAATACGCCAGCGTCGACTACACGGTGCGCTTCAGCAAGGAAGTCGAGAAGCTGTTCCACTCGATCCCCGAGTTCGACGGCAGCTTCTACGCCATGGGCGGCGCGCAAGGCGCCAACATCGGCTTTGGCGGCATCATCCTCTCGCCCTGGGGCGAGCGTGAAAGAACCGCCGAGGCCGTCCAGCAGGAACTGACCGGCAAGACCGCAGCCGTCACCGGCGTCACCTCCACCGTCTTTCAGGACAGCCCCCTGCCCGCGGGCAGCGGCGGCCTGCCGGTGCAGATGGTGATCCGCTCGCCCGATGACTTCGCCGCGATCAACCGCACGCTCGACCAGCTCAAGGGCGCGGCCTGGCAAAGCGGGCTGTTCGCCTTCGTCGATGCCGACCTCGCCTTCGACAGCCAGCAGGCGCACATAACGGTGGACCGCGACAAGGCGGGCGACATGGGTATCCCCATGTCGGAAATCGCCGACACGCTGGCGCTGATGGTGGGCGAGAACTACGTCAACCGCTTCAACTGGCACGACCGCTCCTACGACGTGATCACGCAGGTCCCGCGCGACGAGCGCGCCACCCCCGGGGATCTCGGCGGATACTACGTGCGCGCCGGATCGGGCGATCTCGTCCCCCTTTCCACCGTCGCCAAGGTCGAGATCGAGCCTCAGCCCAACCTCCTGCCCCAGTTCAACCAGATGAACTCGGCAACGATGTCGGCCGTGCTCATGCCCGGCGTGACGATGGGCCAGGCGGTCGCCTTCCTGCAGGCCCAGGACCTGCCCGAGGGCACCAGCGTCGACTGGCTCTCGAACAGCCGCCAGTACGTCGAGGAGGGCAACCAGCTGACGGTCTCCTTCGCCTTCGCGCTGGTGGTCATCTTCCTGGTGCTCGCCGCCCAGTTCGAGAGCTTCCGCGATCCGCTGGTGATCCTAGTCACCGTGCCGCTGGCGATCTCGGGCGCGCTTCTGCCGCTGTTCCTGGGCTTTGCCACGCTCAACATCTACACGCAGATCGGCCTCGTCACCCTGATCGGGCTCATCACCAAGCACGGCATCCTGATGGTGTCCTTCGCCAACCAGATGCAGCGCGACGAAGGCTGGAGCCGGCACCAGGCCATCGCCCACGCCGCCGGGGTGCGCATGCGCCCGGTGCTGATGACGACCGCGGCGATGGTGGCGGGCCTGGTGCCCCTGCTGTTTTCCTCGGGCGCGGGCGCGGCGAGCCGCTTTGCCATCGGCATCGTGGTGGTCATGGGCATGCTCATCGGCACGCTCTTCACGCTCTTCGTCCTTCCCACCATCTACACGCTGCTGGCGGGCGATCACCGCGCCCATGCCGAGGAGGACGACACCGCCTCCGAAACCGGCGCCGATGCCGCCGCGCGTGAAGGGAGCACTTTCCATGCCTGA
- a CDS encoding efflux RND transporter periplasmic adaptor subunit codes for MSEWHQEPKGRTRTILVTVLVLVVLMAAIYGWRMMRMSGAQGWPQQATPVAATVLGARRVADTRALVGSLSAVREVTLAPETSGRVSGLHFRAGQDVRAGALLVQLYDAPEKADLAAARARADFARLQLERSQELAPSGAEPREVLQQRRAEHAQALAAVAQIEARLRQKQVRAPFAGRLGIRQVDPGQYMNPGDAVATLTALDRLYVDFAIPQQELSRLRPGDSVTLTSDAWPERTFTARLETIEPQVSRETRNVTAQAVIANPDGALRPGMYVKVALELGVDPEALVLPVTAIQTSAQGDSVIVIRGTNPRKGGKAEIVPVTTGQRMGDDVVVTGKLSPGDVVVAQGQLRVQPGSEVTVSQLVGGETAKAAKPDGTEAGAR; via the coding sequence ATGAGCGAATGGCATCAGGAGCCCAAAGGGCGCACCCGCACCATCCTCGTCACGGTCCTCGTCCTGGTGGTGCTCATGGCCGCGATCTACGGCTGGCGCATGATGCGCATGAGCGGCGCGCAGGGCTGGCCCCAGCAGGCGACGCCGGTCGCAGCGACCGTGCTCGGCGCACGCCGGGTCGCAGATACCCGTGCGCTCGTCGGCTCGCTCAGCGCGGTGCGCGAGGTCACCCTCGCCCCCGAGACCAGCGGGCGGGTTTCCGGCCTGCATTTCCGCGCCGGACAGGACGTGCGTGCGGGCGCCCTGCTCGTCCAGCTCTACGACGCTCCCGAAAAGGCCGATCTCGCGGCGGCAAGGGCCCGCGCGGACTTTGCCCGGCTCCAGCTCGAGCGCTCGCAGGAACTTGCTCCCTCGGGGGCAGAACCGCGCGAGGTGCTTCAGCAGCGCCGCGCCGAACACGCCCAAGCGCTCGCCGCAGTCGCCCAGATCGAGGCTCGCCTGCGACAGAAGCAGGTACGCGCGCCCTTCGCCGGGCGGCTCGGCATCCGCCAGGTCGACCCCGGCCAGTACATGAACCCCGGCGATGCCGTCGCCACGCTGACCGCGCTCGATCGCCTTTACGTCGATTTCGCCATTCCCCAGCAGGAGCTGTCGCGCCTGCGCCCCGGCGACAGCGTGACCCTGACCAGCGATGCCTGGCCCGAACGCACGTTCACCGCACGCCTCGAGACGATCGAACCGCAGGTGAGCCGCGAAACCCGCAACGTGACCGCGCAGGCGGTCATCGCCAACCCCGACGGAGCACTGCGCCCCGGGATGTACGTCAAGGTCGCGCTCGAACTGGGCGTCGACCCGGAGGCGCTCGTCCTGCCCGTCACCGCGATCCAGACCTCGGCGCAGGGCGACAGCGTGATCGTCATTCGCGGCACGAACCCGCGCAAGGGCGGCAAGGCCGAGATCGTGCCTGTCACCACCGGCCAGCGCATGGGCGACGACGTCGTCGTGACCGGCAAGCTCTCCCCCGGCGACGTCGTCGTCGCGCAAGGCCAGCTGCGGGTACAGCCGGGCAGCGAAGTGACCGTCTCGCAGCTGGTCGGCGGCGAGACCGCCAAGGCCGCCAAGCCGGACGGCACCGAAGCGGGAGCGCGATAG
- a CDS encoding glycoside hydrolase family 2 TIM barrel-domain containing protein gives MNTKADRKFARKIAVVMAPALFASGWHHAASAQVEVQPVQVDPARPDWENPAVFAQGTLPASASGFPYESRAAALAGDPRASRRYLDLDGTWKFAFSPGADALPDGFERPGYDVSGWKDIAVPADWQAEGFGQARYNNWIYPFPANRPLIPHRTNPVGSYRRDFSLPPGWSGSDRVILHIGAAGSAYYVWVNGQKVGYAQDSKLPSEFDVTGALKPGTNTIAIQVFRWSDGSYLEDQDFWRVSGIERSVYLKAVPTRRVRDVFAHAGLDAAYRTGELAVDLALTPGSAALARITLLDGEKAVLTREAKLAKSATEQGVTLSGDVPEVRRWSAETPNLYTLLVELFDDGGRLVQATPTRIGFRVVEMLDGQVAVNGKPITIRGVNRHEHDPETFHVISRASMERDVQLMKANNVNALRTAHYPNDPYIYELADRYGLYVMDEANIESHQYMDYGNRHPEERAKYQIGFDPAWKAAHLARVANMVERDKNHPSILFWSLGNEAGIGPTFEDAAKATRHRDPGRLISYLGWGPLPFGDHRVNWYADIYAPMYDPAAKMDDYATNWSYRQPMIQCEYAHMMGNSGGNLTEYWDTVHAHPHKLQGGFIWDWVDQSMFGYTGDGTRYWADGSEYGPNPGGDIEFGDGIIQSDRTPNPALHELRKVYAPLGFSGLDRATGTLSVHNWQDFADLSGYVFEWSLQENGVSVARGALPAPDAAARASTTMTLPLDSFVRKPGAEYFVTVEAHAGEGQIPLVEAGHVVAFEQFALDEATPSLPAQVAGKVALADSDGEVVLSAGGASLAISRKTGLVRSYSDAGRVLLEGGAPYFWRALTDSNKGTRTGEQLAVWKTLSEQRTVTALRIASVAGGGREVTVAFTLGSGQAGFENRYRMAGDGSVEVSAHFEPLAADLPPPFRIGLAFDLPMELDTVEWYGRGPHESYVDRQSSAPVGLWRGALADQDHDYIRPQETGNKTGVRWMELSGAGRGVRVAGDRPLMMNALAFPYSDLYPRAPGTWKSSDIRPHDHGTLLVDAAQWGLGGDTQWSEEGKPLARYRPKVEPTTFTLRLTPTSGAATAGALPGGDS, from the coding sequence GTGAATACGAAGGCCGACAGGAAGTTCGCACGCAAGATTGCAGTGGTCATGGCTCCGGCGCTTTTCGCCTCGGGCTGGCACCATGCGGCCAGTGCGCAGGTCGAGGTGCAGCCGGTGCAGGTCGACCCCGCGAGACCCGATTGGGAGAACCCGGCGGTCTTCGCGCAAGGGACATTGCCCGCCAGCGCCAGCGGCTTTCCCTACGAGAGCCGTGCCGCTGCGCTCGCCGGCGATCCGCGCGCATCGCGTCGCTATCTCGATCTCGACGGCACCTGGAAGTTTGCCTTCTCGCCCGGGGCCGATGCGCTGCCCGATGGCTTCGAGAGACCCGGATACGACGTATCGGGCTGGAAGGACATCGCGGTGCCCGCAGATTGGCAGGCCGAGGGCTTCGGGCAGGCGCGCTACAACAACTGGATCTATCCGTTTCCGGCAAACCGCCCGCTGATCCCGCACCGGACCAACCCGGTCGGCTCGTACCGGCGCGATTTTTCGCTGCCGCCCGGCTGGTCAGGAAGCGACCGGGTGATCCTCCATATCGGCGCTGCGGGCTCGGCCTACTACGTGTGGGTCAACGGCCAGAAGGTCGGCTATGCGCAGGACAGCAAGCTGCCCTCCGAATTCGACGTGACCGGGGCGCTGAAGCCGGGGACGAACACCATCGCGATCCAGGTCTTTCGCTGGTCCGACGGTTCCTATCTCGAAGATCAGGACTTCTGGCGCGTTTCGGGGATCGAGCGGTCGGTCTACCTGAAGGCGGTCCCCACGCGCCGGGTGCGCGATGTCTTCGCGCACGCCGGGCTCGACGCGGCCTATCGCACGGGCGAGCTTGCCGTCGACCTGGCGCTGACGCCGGGCAGTGCGGCACTTGCGCGCATTACGCTGCTTGACGGTGAGAAGGCGGTCCTGACGCGCGAGGCGAAGCTGGCGAAGAGTGCCACCGAACAGGGCGTGACGCTTTCCGGAGACGTCCCCGAGGTACGCCGCTGGAGCGCGGAGACGCCAAATCTCTACACGCTTCTGGTCGAGCTGTTCGACGATGGCGGAAGGCTTGTGCAGGCCACGCCGACCCGCATCGGTTTTCGCGTGGTAGAGATGCTGGACGGGCAGGTGGCGGTCAACGGTAAGCCGATCACGATCAGGGGCGTCAATCGCCACGAGCACGATCCCGAGACCTTCCACGTGATCTCGCGCGCCTCGATGGAACGCGACGTGCAGCTGATGAAGGCGAACAACGTCAACGCCCTGCGCACCGCGCACTATCCCAACGATCCCTACATCTACGAGCTGGCGGACCGCTATGGCCTCTACGTCATGGACGAGGCCAACATCGAGAGCCATCAGTACATGGACTATGGCAACCGCCACCCCGAGGAGCGGGCGAAGTACCAGATCGGCTTCGACCCGGCGTGGAAGGCAGCTCACCTCGCGCGCGTCGCGAACATGGTCGAGCGCGACAAGAACCATCCCTCGATCCTGTTCTGGTCGCTGGGCAACGAGGCGGGCATCGGTCCGACCTTCGAGGACGCGGCAAAGGCGACCCGGCACCGCGATCCCGGCCGCCTGATCAGCTACCTGGGCTGGGGCCCGCTGCCCTTCGGCGACCACCGCGTGAACTGGTATGCCGACATCTACGCGCCGATGTACGACCCCGCGGCTAAGATGGACGACTACGCGACCAACTGGTCCTATCGCCAGCCGATGATCCAGTGCGAGTACGCGCACATGATGGGCAACTCGGGCGGCAACCTGACCGAGTACTGGGATACCGTCCACGCCCACCCGCACAAGCTCCAGGGCGGCTTCATCTGGGACTGGGTGGATCAGTCGATGTTCGGCTATACCGGGGACGGCACGCGCTACTGGGCAGACGGCAGCGAATACGGTCCGAACCCGGGCGGCGACATCGAGTTCGGCGACGGGATCATCCAGTCCGACCGCACCCCCAATCCCGCGCTGCACGAACTGCGCAAGGTCTATGCCCCGCTCGGGTTCTCCGGCCTCGACCGGGCCACGGGTACGCTCAGCGTTCACAACTGGCAGGACTTCGCTGACCTGTCGGGCTATGTGTTCGAATGGAGCCTGCAGGAAAACGGAGTGAGCGTCGCCCGCGGTGCCTTGCCCGCGCCCGATGCCGCCGCGCGTGCCAGCACGACGATGACGCTGCCGCTGGACAGCTTCGTGCGTAAGCCGGGCGCCGAATACTTCGTGACGGTCGAGGCACACGCTGGCGAAGGCCAGATCCCGCTGGTCGAGGCAGGACACGTGGTCGCCTTCGAACAGTTTGCGCTGGACGAGGCGACACCGTCTCTTCCCGCGCAGGTCGCAGGCAAGGTCGCGCTTGCCGACAGCGATGGCGAGGTCGTGCTCTCCGCCGGCGGGGCTTCTCTCGCGATCAGTCGCAAGACCGGTCTCGTGCGCAGCTACTCGGACGCAGGCCGGGTGCTCCTCGAGGGCGGCGCGCCCTATTTCTGGCGCGCGCTGACCGACAGCAACAAGGGCACGCGCACCGGCGAGCAGCTCGCGGTCTGGAAGACGCTGAGCGAGCAGCGTACCGTCACCGCACTGCGCATCGCCAGCGTGGCGGGGGGCGGGCGAGAGGTCACCGTCGCCTTCACGCTGGGCAGTGGGCAGGCGGGTTTCGAGAATCGCTATCGCATGGCCGGTGACGGCTCGGTCGAGGTGAGCGCGCATTTCGAGCCGCTCGCCGCCGACCTGCCACCACCTTTCCGGATCGGTCTCGCCTTCGACCTGCCCATGGAACTCGATACGGTCGAGTGGTACGGGCGTGGCCCGCACGAGAGCTACGTCGATCGCCAGAGCTCGGCACCGGTCGGCCTGTGGCGCGGGGCGCTTGCCGATCAGGACCACGACTATATCCGGCCGCAGGAGACCGGCAACAAGACCGGTGTGCGCTGGATGGAGCTGAGCGGAGCAGGGCGGGGCGTTCGCGTCGCGGGCGACCGGCCACTGATGATGAACGCGCTCGCCTTCCCCTATTCCGATCTCTATCCGCGCGCGCCCGGAACCTGGAAATCGAGCGACATCCGGCCGCACGATCACGGCACGCTGCTGGTCGACGCCGCGCAATGGGGGCTGGGCGGCGACACGCAGTGGAGCGAGGAGGGCAAGCCGCTGGCGCGTTATCGCCCGAAAGTCGAGCCAACCACCTTCACCTTGCGCCTGACCCCGACTTCGGGAGCGGCGACAGCGGGCGCGCTGCCCGGCGGCGATAGCTGA
- a CDS encoding sugar phosphate isomerase/epimerase family protein, producing MTTSRRQLLGTGAALAGAAMLPGFAASALDSSAPFLAAKGLPLGMQLYTVGAAASEDLAGTFARLAGMGYRTIELAGYHGHSPAQLREAADAAGLTFTSIHLSDQLIGRSDEDARRIAADLAVLGIRNVVLPTFIWPSDIARRDGEVMQDWLARAVAVKGRALWQDTASLLNARGKALKAEGLRLAYHNHNAEFGPVDGTSGWQIILDETDPALVDFEVDAGWVAAAGIDPVAFVSGLKGRVRQMHVKDIKASTVPNFAFRQDPAEVGLGKIDWPRLLPAAYAAGVRHFYVEQEPPFTTGRFESLAISAENFSTMR from the coding sequence ATGACCACTTCCCGCCGCCAGCTGCTGGGCACCGGCGCGGCCCTCGCTGGTGCGGCTATGCTTCCCGGGTTCGCGGCCAGTGCGCTGGACAGCAGCGCGCCGTTCCTTGCCGCGAAGGGGCTGCCTCTCGGCATGCAGCTCTATACCGTTGGCGCGGCGGCCAGCGAGGACCTTGCGGGGACCTTCGCGCGGCTGGCGGGGATGGGCTATCGTACGATCGAGCTGGCCGGCTACCACGGCCATAGCCCGGCGCAGCTTCGCGAAGCTGCGGACGCGGCGGGGCTGACCTTCACCAGCATCCACCTTTCCGACCAGCTGATCGGGCGCAGCGACGAGGATGCGCGTCGCATAGCCGCCGACCTTGCCGTGCTGGGTATTCGCAACGTGGTCCTGCCCACCTTCATCTGGCCATCGGACATCGCGCGCCGCGATGGAGAGGTAATGCAGGACTGGCTCGCGCGTGCCGTCGCCGTGAAGGGCAGGGCGCTGTGGCAGGACACCGCCAGCCTGCTCAACGCGCGCGGCAAGGCACTGAAGGCCGAGGGCCTGCGCCTTGCCTATCACAACCACAACGCAGAGTTCGGCCCGGTCGATGGCACGAGTGGCTGGCAGATCATCCTCGACGAGACCGATCCCGCGCTCGTCGACTTCGAGGTCGATGCTGGCTGGGTCGCGGCGGCGGGGATCGACCCGGTGGCCTTCGTTTCGGGCCTGAAGGGCCGGGTGCGCCAGATGCACGTCAAGGACATCAAGGCGAGCACGGTGCCCAACTTCGCCTTCCGGCAGGACCCGGCCGAAGTGGGGCTTGGCAAGATCGACTGGCCCCGCCTGTTGCCCGCCGCCTATGCAGCGGGCGTGCGCCACTTCTACGTCGAGCAGGAGCCGCCGTTCACCACCGGCCGGTTCGAATCGCTGGCGATCAGCGCCGAGAATTTCTCCACGATGCGCTGA
- a CDS encoding TolC family protein, which produces MPDTSNTHPGTAPRGIARRRAALLAPLLLAACAVGPDYTAPPAPPRAAGQFVTTDAHFDPAAPLPDDWWHLYKDPVLDGLVEQALAANSDLRTANANLARAQAVLSESRAARLPVTNLNGGLSWGDAVQFGGGGQGGGSGQGGGGFANLGETQVTTSANASVAWEADLFGRVARSIEAARADAAAIEAARDGVRVLVAAETTRAYLQACTQGQGLEVARQSVETTGRTLELTEVLERAGSLGKADVERAGSAHATARAALPTLEAGRRVALFELAALLGRTPDQVPQDARSCSVPPSPGTALPVGDGAALLRRRPDLREAERNLAAQTARIGVATADLYPRISLGGSGNFLRNDMIRGGDSFSFGLGPLISWTFPDFGAARARIRQARAGADAALATFDGAVLTALKEVEQGLSRVAGGEAQVADLEVARDRAARAWQLTERRERSGAASSLEVLAAQADLLAARRALVEAQAGLASDRVDLFKALGGGWRREGQATPSTASETQPGT; this is translated from the coding sequence ATGCCTGACACTTCCAACACGCACCCGGGCACTGCGCCCCGAGGCATCGCAAGGCGCAGGGCCGCGCTTCTTGCGCCCCTCCTTCTCGCTGCCTGTGCGGTCGGGCCGGACTACACCGCCCCTCCCGCGCCGCCCCGCGCCGCGGGGCAATTCGTCACCACCGACGCCCACTTCGATCCTGCCGCCCCGCTGCCCGACGACTGGTGGCACCTCTACAAGGACCCGGTGCTCGACGGTCTCGTCGAACAGGCGCTGGCCGCCAACAGCGACCTTCGTACGGCCAATGCCAACCTTGCGCGCGCGCAGGCCGTGCTTTCGGAAAGCCGCGCCGCACGGCTTCCCGTCACCAACCTCAATGGCGGTCTTTCCTGGGGCGATGCCGTGCAGTTCGGCGGTGGAGGCCAGGGAGGCGGCAGCGGCCAGGGCGGTGGCGGCTTTGCGAACCTCGGCGAAACGCAGGTCACAACCAGCGCCAACGCCAGCGTGGCGTGGGAGGCGGACCTGTTCGGCCGCGTCGCGCGTTCGATCGAGGCTGCGCGCGCGGATGCCGCCGCGATCGAGGCCGCGCGCGATGGCGTGCGTGTCCTTGTCGCTGCCGAGACCACCCGCGCCTACCTTCAGGCCTGTACCCAGGGTCAGGGCCTCGAGGTCGCACGCCAGTCGGTCGAGACCACGGGGCGCACCCTGGAACTGACCGAAGTGCTCGAAAGAGCAGGCTCGCTCGGCAAGGCCGACGTGGAACGCGCAGGCAGCGCCCATGCCACCGCGCGCGCCGCGCTTCCCACCCTGGAAGCCGGTCGCCGGGTCGCGCTGTTCGAACTGGCCGCGCTCCTTGGCAGGACGCCCGATCAAGTTCCTCAGGACGCGCGGTCCTGTTCCGTCCCCCCATCCCCCGGGACCGCGCTTCCGGTCGGCGACGGCGCCGCTCTCTTGCGGCGTCGTCCCGACTTGCGCGAGGCGGAGCGCAATCTCGCGGCACAAACCGCGCGCATCGGCGTGGCGACGGCAGACCTCTATCCGCGCATATCGCTGGGCGGATCGGGCAATTTCCTGCGCAACGACATGATCAGGGGCGGCGATTCGTTCTCCTTCGGCCTCGGACCGCTGATCAGCTGGACCTTCCCCGACTTCGGCGCCGCCCGGGCCCGCATCCGTCAGGCCCGGGCCGGAGCCGACGCGGCGCTCGCCACTTTCGACGGGGCGGTCCTCACTGCCCTCAAGGAAGTCGAACAGGGGCTCTCGCGCGTTGCCGGAGGCGAGGCGCAGGTGGCCGATCTGGAGGTGGCCCGCGACCGCGCAGCCCGCGCCTGGCAACTGACCGAGCGGCGCGAACGTTCGGGTGCGGCCTCGAGCCTCGAGGTGCTTGCGGCACAGGCCGACCTGCTCGCCGCGCGGCGCGCGCTGGTCGAGGCGCAGGCAGGTCTGGCCTCGGACCGGGTCGACCTGTTCAAGGCCCTTGGCGGGGGCTGGAGGCGCGAGGGGCAAGCCACGCCGAGCACTGCCTCCGAGACGCAGCCCGGGACCTGA
- the soxR gene encoding redox-sensitive transcriptional activator SoxR — translation MPLDRDKALTVGELARRSGVAVSTIHFYEKKQLIEGWRTGGNQRRYARSTLRRVAIIRVAQQAGVPLALVREHLDRFPHTPITVAEWAQISRDWHAMLDERIAALTQLRDRLGSCIGCGCLSMTDCPLRNPDDMLGDEGSGPQLLTVPGQTNADEEATSNRAATSAERETGIG, via the coding sequence ATGCCGCTCGATCGGGACAAGGCGCTTACCGTGGGCGAGCTCGCGCGCCGCAGTGGCGTGGCGGTATCCACGATCCATTTCTACGAGAAGAAGCAGCTGATCGAGGGTTGGCGCACCGGCGGCAACCAGCGGCGCTATGCGCGCAGCACCTTGCGCCGCGTCGCGATCATCCGCGTGGCGCAGCAGGCGGGGGTGCCGCTCGCGCTCGTGCGCGAACATCTCGACCGTTTTCCGCACACCCCGATCACCGTCGCCGAGTGGGCGCAGATCAGCCGGGACTGGCATGCGATGCTCGACGAGCGCATTGCCGCGCTCACCCAGTTGCGTGATCGACTGGGCTCTTGCATTGGGTGCGGCTGCCTGTCCATGACGGACTGCCCCTTGCGCAACCCGGACGACATGCTGGGGGACGAGGGCAGTGGCCCGCAGCTGCTCACCGTGCCGGGCCAGACGAACGCAGACGAAGAAGCAACGAGCAACCGGGCCGCGACATCGGCCGAACGAGAAACGGGGATTGGGTGA